The Micromonas commoda chromosome 1, complete sequence region TAAATATGTAAATGTAAATATCAAACCCTATTTAAATACACGTTTATATGAGTAAACATAATGTGACAACTATATGGGACACTGACTCAAGATTCTGGAGCTAAAAAATCAAAAATGTGGACAATGTATGAAACGAATAGACCCgcgttcttgatttaacgGTGTAGAAAATGTGGACAACTATATGTAGCGCTAGACCATtgttcttgatttaatggtgtcaaaaaATGTTGACAATGTAAGGAACGGATAGACCATCGACCTTGcttgataaacgataccaggtgattgtCACATTTTGGAAGTTGGGGTGTAAGATCGGCTATGCCGAATAAGGGGTTAATTTTTCCCAATATCAACACTTTGTTTATGATACATACAGTTATTCCTTCGTACCGTATCATTAGGTAGACTACGAATGAAGCAAGCAATGCAAGGTACCTCGAATCTATCGAAGGTCGTACAACTAAGTATCAACCGACCGAACGAAGGAACGTGCGTGCGCAGTCGCTAAGTgttaccttcgttcgtataTTGTATCTTCGTATTCGGATAGAATCTCAACCAGCCGTATAGAATACGTGATACTTTATATTTTATCGGTGGTACATACATACGTATGGATACAGTAATAAATAAAGGCAATAATAAATAAACAGATACAGTTACCATCATGATCAGATTCGAAAAAAATGCCGTAAGCCGTTAATAATAACacataccttcgaaggtacataTTTGCGTAGGAACATGCATGAGAGTAACATGAGTTATACGATATCCCGGTAACCCAAAATGCAACCAAGAGGGATTTTGAAATGTATGTTTATAAATATGGGCACCATAATTATATATAATAAGGGAACGAACAGCCCTTCGTAGTCTAATAAAAATTCTGTACGTGTCCAACCAGGTTGACCACCGATACATACAGGTCATCCTTATGGTCACCGAGCTGGAGATCGCACTACTCTTttcgcccgcccgcccgagTGCTACATTCGGATTCACCAGGCGTGGTGAGAAACGATCGCGCATAGTCGCTTTTACTCTTCGTGACGTTGCCACAGGCAAGAATGTTCACGAAATGGTTCGCAGAGGAAGGCGGCCCTTTGGAAACTCCCGCAGGGTATGTTTCATATTTCAACGTCGAGTGCATCGATCCGCTTCGCTATCATATGTTAAATTCACCCGTCTCCGTTTTCCATCCACCCTTCTCCGCTTTGTAGCTTGGCTGGTTTGTGACATGAATTTTTTCACAGGAGAGTTTTTCACGAGTATCCACACCCAAACAACTGGAAGGAGTTGGTGAACGAGCTTTTTTCTCGTTTCGGGTCAGATGGGGTTGAGATCCCACTAGAACTCTGTCCGTGCGGCAAGCGAAAGGCTACTATTCGTCGTTTTCTCGTTGCTCGGAAATACAAAATTGACGACGCTGAAAAAATGCTCCGAGATACAATCAAATGGCGCCAGTCAGTCACCATCGGTGGAGTCACCGGTGTGCGCAACATCATTTTATCTAAGCCTCGTTGGGATTTGTTGAGCATGAATCGAAAAATCATTCCAGCTACTCCTTTTCTTTGCTACACGAAGCAAGGTTTTCCGGTCTATTCTCTGCGCTTGGGCAAAGGTGATGGGTCTTTGGCAACTGCAGCACCAGACGAGTGTCACATTTACTGCTCAATAGTCCGTGGTGAACATCTCGTGAACAAAATATTTCCAGAAGCACAGAAGCTTCACGAAACAAAATTGTCTCGACGTGGGATAACCTCTAGCTTGGATCAGACGTCGGCTCTCACAAGGCATGAAAATGAACCTTATACAGACGATGACCTTGACGTAATAGACAAGCAAATTGTTATTGTTGACTTGGATGGAATCAGTATGTCAGCTCTCCGTTGCCTCTATGTATTCAAACTGATAAACTCTGTCGCTTCCTGCAATTATCCAGAGCTTTCGAAAGCGATTTATGTGTTGAATTCCCCGCCCGTCTTCGATTACATATGGTCTGCAATCAAGCCGCTCCTTGCCGCGCATACGAGAAACAAAGTGCGCATCTTTCAGATGGGTCCAGAGCAATATGGCGCACTACAAGAAATCCTTGAAGATGATGATATCCCAGATTACCTTACTCCTCAAGTTAACGAGGAGAACGTGAAGGGCAGAGTTGGTTGTGTACCCGACGCTGATGAGCCCGACTTTAGACCTGAGGGGGTCCGGGACTTTGACGCTTGGCTGGAGAATTCGTCTGAAGCCCTGGACAAAACTTGTCCGTTTCCATAGGTTAACGCTGTTTGTAGTATTGTCTAATCGTAATAAAAATATCGTGAGTACATTTGTGTACACACAAAACACGTTGCTATGCCTAACCATCACGAAGGCAATATAGACTATGAAGGTAGACGATTTTTTTATAGCGGTATTTTTTATATATTATCTATTATTGAAAATAGATCTGTGTTGTGGATTTTTTTGTTTTGGGCGTGACGCGCTTCAGCATGTGTATAGGGAGTGgccgacgagccgcttcgGGGCTGTTCAAACTCTAAACCCTGAAAACCCAGCCCCCACCCCCTAAggacacggcgcggaccctaaAGATACAGCACGCCGCTTgttactcgcgcgtcagcggcaACGTGAGCGCGCATCTTGCTCAAGTAAAAAAAACGCTCCTGtcagcgcgtggcgcgcttcAGGATCTATATGGGTACATTAACTCAAGGATGGTCGTTCCCGCCCCTGGGCCAAAAAAAAAAATTCTCAACACAGATTGAAAATAGACCATCGTATAAACATCCACAACACTCACAACTAAAACCTACGAAGGTATCCGTCACTACAGATAGAGACATATCTGTCGCATATATATCATAAGTCACATCTATCTGTCACCAATTGCTGCTGACCTGTAAGACCTCGGGCGTACGAAGCACACAAGTTTTGTTCATTTGGATTATTTAAATATTTTATTAAAAGCTtatttattaccttcgaaggtaatattATGTACAGTACGTGTATGTAGCTAGCTAGGTCGTTATTACCACTGACATCCACTGACCCCTGAAAAAATAATGAGAAAATAGTTCAATAGAATGCAAGCTGAAAGATAACCTAAAATTTACCATAATTTATATTTGGA contains the following coding sequences:
- a CDS encoding predicted protein, with the protein product MFTKWFAEEGGPLETPAGRVFHEYPHPNNWKELVNELFSRFGSDGVEIPLELCPCGKRKATIRRFLVARKYKIDDAEKMLRDTIKWRQSVTIGGVTGVRNIILSKPRWDLLSMNRKIIPATPFLCYTKQGFPVYSLRLGKGDGSLATAAPDECHIYCSIVRGEHLVNKIFPEAQKLHETKLSRRGITSSLDQTSALTRHENEPYTDDDLDVIDKQIVIVDLDGISMSALRCLYVFKLINSVASCNYPELSKAIYVLNSPPVFDYIWSAIKPLLAAHTRNKVRIFQMGPEQYGALQEILEDDDIPDYLTPQVNEENVKGRVGCVPDADEPDFRPEGVRDFDAWLENSSEALDKTCPFP